AACAGGTTTTGCCTGCAAGTTTATCGAAACTTTTCGTTGTAGATTATGCTTTAACATTATTAAATCCAAATGATACTGTCAATATTACAGATGAGATTAATCTGGTAAAACCTGATTCGTCAATGGCTCATATAGAGCAAGGAAGTATGCAGGTTTCAGAATTGGTACGAGGAGTATTAATACCTTCGGGTAATGACGCAGCATATGCATTGGCAGCTGCCGGTGGTAGGGTTTTAAATAATGATATAGAGATTTCAGGTGAAGAAGCTGTATCAGTATTTATGAAAGGACTTAATGATTATCTAAAGTCTGAAGGTTATAAAGACACCATAATAGACATACCTAGTGGATATAGCGATAACAGCTTCACTACTTTTGCCGACTTATTAAAAGTCAGCAAAAAGATTTTGAGAAATGGTCTTATATCTGAGATTGTATCCCAATCTGAACACTACCATACTACAGAATCAGGCAATGAACTGCACTGGATAAATACAAATGAGTTTTTACTACCTTATTCCGATTATTATAATGAAAATGTGAAAGGGATAAAAACGGGTTCACTTGATACAGTCTACAATCTTATTACAAGGTATAAAAAAGATAAGGGTGATTATTTAATCTTTGTACTCGGCGCAGCATCGTCAAGTGAAAGATTTAATGAAACTAATACGATAATGCAAAGTCTTGATAAAAATGATTAAAAGGTGTGAGATAATGAAAGAAGAGTATATAGACATTTTAAGTAAAGAAAAAAAGTCTTCCAATCCCGCCAAGAATTGGAATAATAGGGCTAAAGAATTCTACCGTTATACCAAAGAAGCAAAAAGCAATGAGGTTTTGGATTTTCTAAATTCAAAAATGGAATTTACAGGAAAAAAGATTCTCGACATAGGATGCGGAGCAGGTAGGTTTTTGTTGCCCTTTGTAAAAGCGGGAGCTCATGTTACCGGTATTGACATTGCTCAGGATATGATTTATTACACCGAAAAAATATTGCTTGAATCGAATATACCTAAAGACAGTTACGAACTATTAAAAGCTGACTGGAAAGATATAGATTTGGATGCCAGACGATGGAATTCTAAGTTCGACTTAGTTTTTGCGTCTATGAGTCCTGGAGTAAGTGATTGGGAGTCAATAGAAAAGTTGGTAGTAGCGTCTAAGGGACATGTTTTTATCTCATCTTTTGCCTATAGGCATGAGAGCGTACTTTTAGAATTACAAAACCACTTGGAAAGTTATCGTGAAAATGACTGGGGCGAGAGATTTAGAGCGATGATCAATCTTCTGCTTCTTAATGGATTTCTACCGGATGTTAAATTTACTAGAAAAGTAGGTTCCATGGAGTTTGAGGTTGAGGACTTAATTAACCGGTACAAACACAGATTTATAAACTCTGATCCTACGGGAGAAAAAACTGAAGAACTTAGAGGTTTGGTTGATAAAATTGGGAGTGAAAGTAATTACACCATGTATACTGACAGAGTAATTGGAATGTTTTTATTTTCAGTTAATGATAAAATAGACAAGAATACTAAATAAAAAGAGGTGAAATATGTATTTACTAAAATTTGTACAATATGACAGAGAGATTGAAGTTGGCTTATTTGAAGCTGAAGAAGAAATTTTTGAGTTTTTAGGAAAAATACCATATTACTCAAAAACAGTTGATATTATCGATGAGGAACAATACGATAGTCACTCACTAAAACTGGAAGAAATACCGGAATACGACGAGATAGTTTATAATAACTACAGATTTATACTTACTAAATTTATGTTTAACGAGGACGACAGGATAGATGTTGACTGGGTTAGACTACAAAATTTTTCTGTAAAATCTGATAGTCAAGAACCTGTTTATTCAGAAGGCAGCACCAGAGTGGATGCCTATATAGTTCCCAATGATGAGGCAAAGACTTATATTGAAGATAGAGAAGAATTGGCTAGACAACTGATAAGTAAATTCTCTGAAAAAGGTATGAAGACTGAAAGATGCTTTAGAAATTCCGAGGATGGCGAAGCCATATGCTCATATGATGAAAATGGAAATATAAACAATATGGTATATCTGGATCCGTCAGCTATCAATGGAATGAAAAAAGGTAAAATAGAGGAGATTATTTCCGGTGAGTATAACTATGATTGGTCGGAAGAGTCAGAATAATATTAAGGAAAATTAATAATTACAAACAAATCTTAGGCATCTATTAATACATGAATTCGTTTGCAAATTGAATCTTTATAAGTAATAAATCAAAGACTGTTGAAAAACAGTCTCAGACTGTTGACAAAGCATAGCTAAAAAAAATTTCTAGCTGTGCTTTTTTTGTTCTAAAAATGCCATATTATGTGTAATTTAAGCCGTTTTGGGTATATATAACACTAAGAGAGAAGTGTTAATATGCTATTTAAAAATTCTAAAAACAAAGTTGATCAAGTTCAAATGATTTCAATAGATCAAATGGTTCCCGAAGATCATATACTTAGAAAAATAGATAAATACATTAAATTTGATTTCATATATGAATTAGTTGAAGATTTGTACTGTCTTGATAACGGACGACCTAGTATAGATCCCGTTGTTTTGCTTAAGATTACCTTAATCCAATACCTTTTCAACATAAAAAGCATGAGACAAACAATTAAAGATATTGAAGTAAATCTTGCTTACAGATGGTTTTTAGGTTTTGATTTTTACGATAAAATACCTCATTTCACAACTTTTAGTCAAAACTACAGAAGAAGATTTAAAGAGACAAACATATTTGAAGATATTTTTCAAAACATACTACTACAAGCCATTGAAGAAGGCTTAGTTGATATAAATATCCAATTTGTTGACTCAACACATGTTAAAGCACATGCCAATAGGTATAAGGTTGTTAAAGTAAAAGTGAAAAAAGAGGTAAAATACTATCAAAAAAAGTTAGAAAAAGAAATAAACGAAGATAGAAAAAAACATGATAAAAAGCCATTTGATCCTAAAGATAAAGATGAAGAACTAAAAGAAGTAACAAAAAGCACAACAGATCCTGAAGCAGGACTATTCCATAAAGGTGAACATAAAGAAGTATTTGCATACAGCGTACAGACATCATGTGATAAAAATGGATGGATATTAGGTTTTAAATCATATCCTGGAAACTTACACGATGGAACAACATTTAAAGATTTCTTTGATGAAAAGTTAAAACGATTGAACCCTAAAAAACTAGTTATGGATGCAGGCTACAAATTCCCGGCAATAGCGAAAGAACTGTTTGATGATGGAGTATTTCCAGTATTTCCATACACCAGGCAAAAAACAAAACCAAAACTAGAAAACCCATTCTACAAAAGAGATTTTGTGTATGACGAATACTACAACTGTTACCTTTGTCCAGCAAATGAAGTATTAGAATACTCAACCACAAATAGAGAAGGATATAGGCAGTACAAGAGCAACCCAAAGATCTGTGTAAACTGTGGGTACCTAGGAAGGTGTACAAGTAGTAAAAAACACCAAAAGATAATAACTAGACATATCTGGCAAGATTATCTTGATATCTCAGAAGAATACCGGTATACATATAAAGGGAAAGCAGAGTATAAAAAGAGAAAAGAAACAATAGAAAGGCAATTTGGGAGTGCAAAGGAATATCATGGATTTAGATATACCAATATGGTAGGTATAAAGAAAATGGATATGAAAGCAGCACTTACTTTTGCGACCCTAAATATGAAAAAGTTAGCAATAATCTTAAGTAAAAGAGATAAAAAGCCACCCAAAAATAATGGTGTTTTAAGAAAAATATTGAACTTTGCTAATAGATTTGTCAAAATAGAGCAAACCCTGATTTTTAATCAGGGTTTGTCTTCAGTCTGCAAATTGCTAAATCGGCAGTTTCAGGGCAAACGGATATATGGTATTCAGAGGAGCTTCAATTAGCGGCACGAGACGAAGTGTATCGCTATAGAATCAAAATGGCAATGCCCAATGATACTACGGGATACGAAACTATAGTAGTAAGTGACAAATTGGACGGAACTATAGAAATATCTGATCTGGACAATCTATCAGTTTATTATATTAACGATGCAGATGAAAAGGTTGTTGTCAATGGTGATAATTTTACTAAAGCATACGATTCATTAACAAATGATTTAACAGTGACCATTTCCGAACCTTCAAGGTCAGATCAGCTGTTTGAACCCATGGCGAGTAAAAGTCTCTATGTAGAGTTTTCTGTAAAAATAAGAGAGGATGCAAATCTTGCAGGTAAATATGATGCTGGTTTTAACCGAATACAGATACCGAATATATCAACTGTTCAATTAAATAGACGTCCTAAATTGACTACCAATGAGGTGAAAGCATATGTGCCCCTTTCTTCGGTAGATCTTACCAAGGTAGATGGTGTTGATACAGGTACTGTACTATCCGGGGCTGAGTTTACTCTTAAGGACAATACCAATACTTCAAGTCCCGTGCGTACTTTAATAACCGATGAAACGGGAAAAATAAAGGCAGATCAGTTAATACCGGGACATAAGTATTCCTTAACAGAGTCAAAAGCTCCCTCGGGATACATTTTAGATCCCTTAAATTCATGGACTTTGACAGTTGGTACAACCGGAGCTGTAACAGTAGAAGGTCCTATAGGAAGTGTAGTTAATGGAGCAATAACAGCAAAAAATATTAAGCCAAGCACGCCTACAATTGAAAAGTGGCTAAAGGGAGCCAGTCAAAGTGATTTTAGTCAACCGACAAATGATGCCCCTTATATACTTCCGCAAAATGATGAGATAATAACTTATCAGGTTAAAGTTCCCATTGGAAGCGTAGCCGGATATTCTAAACTGGAAATTTCAGATATCGTGGATGAGCTTTTATTCCCGGTGCCGAATACCCTTAAAGTATTTATAGAAAATGAGCCTACAGCACCAATTAGCTATCAGTACGAGATGGTTGGAAGAACCATGACCGTAACTAAAACCGGAGAGTTCGACCAAGTTGCAGGAAAAACCATTGTCATTGAAATACAATCATATGTTAACCCGGATATTAGCAAGGTTTTTGAAAGCAAGCTAGATGGCAAGGTACCCAATACGGCAAGCATAAAGCTGAATGACGGACCTAAGGTGGACAGCAATACCGTTGTGGTGCAGCTCACTAGAGGGAAAGTCAGCCTGAAAAAGACAATATCAGACACAAATGGAGATAACCCGGTGGATTTAACAGCCGGATTAACTGCAGGGTTTACACTATATAAAGTTGAGGGAACGGCAGATCCCATATCAAGTCCTGCTGAAACAGACGACATACCTATTAAAGCTATTACAATTAGTGGAGCCAATGCTGTGGAAGTTGGAAATTTACAGCCGGGAGATTATTATTTTCTGGAGACTTCAGCTCCCAACGGCTATTTAAAACAAGACGGTATGATTCCCGCCGGTGGATTTAGAATAGAAGCCACGGGAGGAGATGCCGGGATTACCGGAAACCCATTACAACCATATGTGACAGACAATAGATTGGCAGAAAACCCGACAATAGAAAAGAAAGTAAAAGGCGATAATCGCCCTGAATATTCATCAGAAACTTACCAAATTGGCATAGGAGAAGTTTGGAAATATGCCATTGATACAAAAATTCCAGTTTCTGCAACGGAAACGGATTATACTGTCATTGACGATATTCCAACTCACTTTGAAATACAGGAAGTCAAGGTATTTTCCAAAGATTCTAATGATCCAGATTGGCCTGCTAGTGAATATGATACGGCTAAGAACTTTTTGTCAGGAGGAGGTTGGAATAACCCCAATAGAGTACAATTTATACTTCCGGCTGCAAATGTTGTGGACTACCAAGGCAAAGACATACGACTAGAGGTGTCGGTAAGAGTCAAGCCGGGAACCAATCTATTGGAGGCCGGTGTAGTCCTACAAGATGGAACAATTCCAAATACAGTATCATTAGAATATGTAACAACAAAAATATACTCCACTGTAAGTATTAAGCCCACTATATTAAGGGATGTTGAGTTTACAAAGTTTTTAGGAACTGAAAAAATGAGTGGAGCGACTTTTAAGCTTTTCAAAGTTAATGAAAGCGGTTCCGTAGGAGATGCTGTCCTTGACCCGTTTACTGGAAGGCCATATGCTTCCACATCTGATTTTGAAGGTAAAGTAGTCTTTAAAAATATTCCCGTTGGGGAATATTGGATGGTAGAAACGCCACCGGCAAATACGGTGCCCATATATAGCAAAATTAAAGTTATAGTATATGGTGTAGGAGCACCTAAGTTTATTGTATTTAGAAATGAAAATGGCTTTGATATAGATAATGAAAAAGTCTATAACAATGAGCTGTTGACTTTTAATGGAGTAAAAACTTGGGTGGACAATGAAAATAGCCATGGAACAAGACCGGAAAGCATTATAGTTAAGCTATATAGAAAACTTGGGGACAATGGTCAACCGGAGCTTATTGAAACAAAAGAAGTGCTATCCCCTTGGACATATGAGTTCAAGAGTGAGGACGGGAAACCTCAACTTTTGAAATATGATCCTATTAGCAAGCTGCCTTATATCTACTATATTGAAGAGGATACAATTCCTAATTACAGTACCGTGATTAATGGATTTAATATCACCAATACTCTAGATGAAATAAGCTTCCGAATCATAAAACGTGATGGGAATAAGGTAGCTTCAGGAGATTCAAATCCTGAAATTATAGGGACGACCTTTATCCTGGAAGACCCCAAGGGAGAAAAACAAGAAGTTACATCTATGGACTTGGGCATAATAGAATTTACGGGAGTGAAGAAAGGGCTGACCTATAGACTTTATGAAAAACAGAATGATTTTTCAAAAGACTATATTTACAATTCGGGAGTGGTACTAGTTAATATCGACTCATCAGGAACTCCTAGATTTGTGCCGAATAAGTTTCCTTTAATAGATCCTGATAATGAAACAGGAACGGACAACTCAGGTTATCTATTCCTAAACTATTTAAAACCTGAACCTGAAAAGAAAATAAAATCAGGAGATCAGCTGCTAGATGAGCACACGCTGCCTACTCACTTTGAGCCGGTGACATACCAAATAAAAGTGCCGGTAAAAGGAGTTGGAGACATCAATGTATTAGAAGTTACAGATACTATTGATCCAGCTATGCAAATAATTCCGGGAACTGCAAAGGTTTTAGTTGGAACTGAGGATAAAAGTGAAATTTTCAACATTGTCACAACTGATAGCTCCAGAAAGATAAACTATCGCATAGAGAGAGTATCCGGAAATATGGCACAGATTGAGAACAAAGATCTAATCTTTGAGTTCCAAGCAAAAATTATCTTAACTCCGGAAACCTTTATAAAGGTGCATTCGAATTTAACTGTGCCTAATAAAGCGATAATTAACATAAACGATAGACCTGAAAATAGAATAGAAACCAATACGGTGAATATTAAAACTCAGTTTACAAATCTTAAACTGACGAAGAAAGTGGCAACTCAAAGCGGAGCCCCGGAGAATATGCCTTTGGGACAAAGCGCTACATTCATCCTGTCTAAGGTTTCGGATGGAGACTTTCCGGATAGAACCTACACTACCAATTCGGATGGTGTAATTGAAATGAAAAACTTAGACACGGGACGCTATGTGCTTAATGAGATAAAAGCTCCGGAGGGATACGTTCCCGTAGAACCTATTCTTTTCGAAGTGCGGAATGAATCAGATGGCATGAAGGTATATATTCGAGATGAGCAAGGTGACTTTACGGAGCTCGTAACTAATAATGATTTGGGTGATATCATCGACCCATTACCTGAGCTGCCTAGTATTAACAAGATGGCAAAAGAAAAAGATGTAGCCATGACAACAGAAGGTGGAGACTATAAGCATTACAATATGACCACCTGGAATGAAACCTTTGACTTTGTAGTGGATATTGAAATACCTGCAAATGTCAATGGATATCATCTCATCTCATTTGCCGATACATTGCCTGTAGGCTTAGATGTAGCCCCACCATATACGGCAGATGTTAAAGTGGGAATAGGTAAGGGAAGTGGATTTGAAGCTGAAGCAGATCAAAGTCCTTATGGCTTGCTTCGAGACAGTACATCTGTAAGCCAATCAACCTCAACTCAGCAATATGTAGTCGAGATGAAAACAGACAATGAACCTCTTATTAACAGCTTGGCGGGTAAAACCATAAGATTTACCTTCCCTGCAGCGATTAATAGTAAATTTAACTCCATAAGCCAGTTGACATTAACAGAAGGAAACTTTGTTAATACAGGAATTTTAAAAGTCAATGGAGAAATCACCATAGAAAGCACTGCCACTGTAAAACCTGTGGAACAATATGGCTTAGTGCTGAAAAAAATAGCAGACTTCAAAATTGATAATGCAGAAGTGCCATTAATAGATGCCACATTTATATTGGGACAATACCAACGGTATGACGGCGAAGGTAATTTAATAGAATCCGGCCCTGAACTTCCTGCGGGAATAAAATTGGATTATACCACAGCTGCTGATGGCTTGATCACTATAGATCAGCGTTTGGAGAAAGGGAAATATATATTCCATGAAAAATACTATCCAAATGGCTATGTGGATAGTGACGGAAATCTTCATAAAATGAACTTTGTGTCCAAATATGATTTATACATTCTGGATATTGGGGCAGATATTGGCAATAATAAAGTCGGAGTTATTATTTCCGGCGTGAACAAAGCTACCGATGATTTAGAAGTGGTATACTCCGGGGCGGCACCGACAGTTGATAACCCGGCAAGAATTGTAAATAAGCAGCTGGTATATGTTCCCATAACAAAAGTTTGGGACGATGAAAATAATAAGAATAATCTTCGACCGGAAGAATTAACCTTTACAGTACAAAGGGCCATTGTAAACGGTCGGCCTGATAAATTGGATCCTAAGACAGGTATGTTAAAGCCGGATGAAGGTGATGTGGCTAATACGCTTGACGCAGAATTTAACCAAAATGCACTAACAGATAGTGGACTACATGCTACTGTAAGGACTGGTTTACTTCCAATTCACTTTGAGAACATCAATCTACATCGCTATACCGATGACGGCAAACTCTATAACTACTATGTCATAGAGACAGCGCCTGAAGGGTATACTGCCAGCTATGATACAGTGGCATCAGATCCAAGCTTTGGAGAACTGGCTACAAGAGAAACAGTACGAATCACCAATACATTAAACAGTTCCAAAAACTTTAGTTTAATAAAAGTTGATGATTCTAACCCTGCAGCTCCATTAAAAGGTGCGCAGTTTAACCTAAGCTATGTAGACAAAAACGGTCAATCAATAGTAATAACTAAAACTTCGGATGATAATGGTTTAATTGACCTGAACAATATGATATCCGATACAGTCTATAAATTAAAAGAGATTAAAGCGTCGGATGGATATCAAGTGAATAAGACGGAATATACGATTATAGTCAGTTCGGAAGGCGTGCCTACGGTATATAGTAACTATGTATCGGAGGGACACACTGACAATGTAGTTGTGGGAGCGCCGCAGTTTACAGTGATACCTGCAACAGAAACAGAGCTTGTAAAATATACACTGACAATAACGGATAAAAAACTTGTGATTCCTAAACCTGTTAAGAAGATTAACGGAGAGGACAGCTTTAACTTGCCAAGTCTATCAACGGAATTCGAGTACACGGTAGAAGTACCGGTAGGAAGCGTGGAAGGTATGACCAGCTTTGTGATAGAAGATACGGTTCATGATTTGCTGGCAATAGTTGCTGGAACAGCCAGTGTAACGGCAGATGGTAGAACAGTAAGCAATGATACTAACCTGGTTATAGAAGGGAAGAAAATTACCTTTACCATGAGCAGCGATTTTGAGGCAATTGCAAATCGTACTGTTAAACTTAGCTTCAAAGCAAAAGTGGCAGATGGAGTTACACTGAAACAGCTAAGAGATTTTGTAGCAGAGCCTGAAAACAATGCAGGTATTCCAAATGAAGCGACATTAAAGATTAACGATAAAC
The sequence above is a segment of the Peptoniphilaceae bacterium AMB_02 genome. Coding sequences within it:
- a CDS encoding IS1182 family transposase codes for the protein MLFKNSKNKVDQVQMISIDQMVPEDHILRKIDKYIKFDFIYELVEDLYCLDNGRPSIDPVVLLKITLIQYLFNIKSMRQTIKDIEVNLAYRWFLGFDFYDKIPHFTTFSQNYRRRFKETNIFEDIFQNILLQAIEEGLVDINIQFVDSTHVKAHANRYKVVKVKVKKEVKYYQKKLEKEINEDRKKHDKKPFDPKDKDEELKEVTKSTTDPEAGLFHKGEHKEVFAYSVQTSCDKNGWILGFKSYPGNLHDGTTFKDFFDEKLKRLNPKKLVMDAGYKFPAIAKELFDDGVFPVFPYTRQKTKPKLENPFYKRDFVYDEYYNCYLCPANEVLEYSTTNREGYRQYKSNPKICVNCGYLGRCTSSKKHQKIITRHIWQDYLDISEEYRYTYKGKAEYKKRKETIERQFGSAKEYHGFRYTNMVGIKKMDMKAALTFATLNMKKLAIILSKRDKKPPKNNGVLRKILNFANRFVKIEQTLIFNQGLSSVCKLLNRQFQGKRIYGIQRSFN
- a CDS encoding class I SAM-dependent methyltransferase, with protein sequence MKEEYIDILSKEKKSSNPAKNWNNRAKEFYRYTKEAKSNEVLDFLNSKMEFTGKKILDIGCGAGRFLLPFVKAGAHVTGIDIAQDMIYYTEKILLESNIPKDSYELLKADWKDIDLDARRWNSKFDLVFASMSPGVSDWESIEKLVVASKGHVFISSFAYRHESVLLELQNHLESYRENDWGERFRAMINLLLLNGFLPDVKFTRKVGSMEFEVEDLINRYKHRFINSDPTGEKTEELRGLVDKIGSESNYTMYTDRVIGMFLFSVNDKIDKNTK
- a CDS encoding D-alanyl-D-alanine carboxypeptidase gives rise to the protein MKKVETKGIESDLITDNTVAVYDLNKDVLLYENNLEKQVLPASLSKLFVVDYALTLLNPNDTVNITDEINLVKPDSSMAHIEQGSMQVSELVRGVLIPSGNDAAYALAAAGGRVLNNDIEISGEEAVSVFMKGLNDYLKSEGYKDTIIDIPSGYSDNSFTTFADLLKVSKKILRNGLISEIVSQSEHYHTTESGNELHWINTNEFLLPYSDYYNENVKGIKTGSLDTVYNLITRYKKDKGDYLIFVLGAASSSERFNETNTIMQSLDKND